In the Leptospira sp. WS4.C2 genome, one interval contains:
- a CDS encoding ABC transporter ATP-binding protein yields the protein MIQVSNLSKFYGEKRAISGLNFKLEKGEIVGLLGLNGAGKTTTIRILTGYLIPSAGDASIDGKSIFDFPMEAKQKIGYLPETPPLYEDMTITEYLTFVGRIKKIEDTKLGSEIEKVLFKTNITTVKDKLIGTLSLGFRKRVGIAQAILGDPEIVIMDEPISGLDPKQIVEIRNLIRSLAGDHTVLISSHILTEIYKTCDKFLFLHKGSLKQEFSLSRLEEEMNRLAGWEVGLSGKNAEELHTFVKSVIGDGDTVAELGTNKEEIQFLVRTTNQKQFKESLFSKALAGGIQIESLKKQEVSLEQIFMEKI from the coding sequence ATGATTCAAGTCAGCAATTTATCAAAATTTTACGGCGAAAAACGAGCCATCTCAGGGCTTAATTTCAAATTAGAAAAGGGCGAAATCGTCGGTCTTTTGGGACTGAACGGCGCAGGGAAAACCACTACCATTCGAATCCTTACCGGGTATTTGATTCCTAGTGCGGGTGATGCATCCATTGATGGAAAGTCCATCTTTGACTTTCCAATGGAAGCCAAACAGAAAATAGGTTACCTTCCCGAGACTCCTCCTCTCTACGAAGACATGACAATCACAGAGTATCTTACTTTTGTGGGTCGGATCAAAAAAATTGAGGACACCAAACTTGGTTCCGAAATTGAAAAAGTCCTTTTTAAAACCAACATTACAACTGTTAAAGATAAGTTGATTGGAACTTTATCACTCGGTTTTCGCAAACGTGTGGGAATTGCACAAGCGATCCTTGGCGATCCTGAGATTGTCATTATGGATGAACCCATATCGGGTCTTGATCCCAAACAAATTGTTGAAATTCGTAATTTGATTCGCAGTCTTGCAGGGGACCATACAGTTCTTATTTCCAGTCATATCCTAACTGAGATTTATAAAACTTGTGATAAGTTTTTATTTTTACACAAAGGAAGCCTCAAACAGGAATTTTCTTTGTCTCGTTTAGAGGAAGAAATGAATCGGCTTGCCGGATGGGAAGTGGGTCTTTCTGGAAAAAATGCAGAAGAACTCCACACCTTCGTCAAATCAGTGATAGGTGATGGTGATACTGTGGCAGAACTCGGAACCAATAAAGAAGAAATTCAATTTTTGGTGCGAACCACAAATCAAAAACAATTTAAAGAATCTTTGTTTTCCAAAGCATTGGCGGGTGGAATCCAAATTGAATCTTTAAAAAAACAAGAAGTGTCTTTAGAACAGATTTTTATGGAGAAAATATGA
- the murC gene encoding UDP-N-acetylmuramate--L-alanine ligase, which yields MKIFMVGIGGIAMGNLAYMLKSQGHDVSGSDQNLYPPMSDKLVEWGLSPKSGYRKENVKGSDLVIIGNAISRGNPEVEEVLNTGMEYMSMAQAIGTFFLKNKKPIVISGTHGKTTTTFLTHWILEFIGLKPGLFVGGIRKDGYPGFAIGEGDYFVIEGDEYDSAFFDKSSKFLHYRPYYLAMNALDFDHADIFADLNAIKTMFKRLLNLVPGRGKVFYWKGSKNLVEITKDYKHAPVEPFELGDNNSIFKYEKGVLSEIRTKAKLKPSLIGAHNYRNVEVAVRICLEIAPQKRKEILEAVVSFPGVKRRQENLFVSEFSLLVEDFAHHPVAIQETIKAHKEAYPGYKIISLFEPRSATSHRNVFQDDFAKCFKGSDVSIVTEVYQVDKVNKSLRLNVKKLVKDITKHTKKEALYAKDPKEIPILLKKILQKFQKEKVIILAMSNGAFGGIYPELKSLIQLRETV from the coding sequence TTGAAAATCTTTATGGTCGGTATTGGTGGGATTGCTATGGGCAATTTGGCTTATATGCTAAAAAGTCAAGGTCACGACGTATCAGGTTCGGATCAAAATCTATACCCACCTATGTCTGACAAGTTGGTAGAGTGGGGCCTGTCACCTAAATCTGGTTATCGTAAAGAAAATGTAAAAGGTTCTGATTTAGTCATCATTGGAAATGCGATCTCGCGCGGAAATCCTGAAGTAGAAGAAGTTCTGAATACCGGAATGGAATACATGAGTATGGCGCAGGCGATTGGAACTTTTTTTCTAAAAAACAAAAAACCAATCGTGATCTCCGGCACCCATGGCAAAACCACTACTACTTTTTTAACCCACTGGATTTTGGAATTCATTGGGTTAAAACCCGGCCTCTTTGTGGGTGGAATCCGAAAGGATGGGTATCCTGGATTTGCGATTGGGGAAGGGGATTATTTTGTCATCGAAGGGGATGAATATGATTCTGCTTTCTTTGATAAAAGTTCTAAGTTTTTACACTACAGACCATACTACTTAGCAATGAATGCTTTAGACTTTGACCATGCTGATATTTTTGCTGATTTAAATGCGATCAAAACCATGTTCAAACGCCTGTTAAATCTGGTTCCCGGTCGTGGTAAGGTTTTTTATTGGAAGGGCTCCAAAAACCTCGTAGAGATTACAAAAGATTACAAACACGCACCAGTGGAACCATTTGAATTAGGTGATAATAATTCCATTTTTAAGTACGAAAAAGGTGTTCTATCTGAAATCAGAACCAAGGCCAAATTAAAACCATCCCTCATTGGTGCACATAACTATCGCAATGTGGAAGTCGCAGTTCGTATTTGTTTGGAAATCGCTCCACAAAAAAGAAAAGAAATTTTAGAAGCAGTTGTCTCCTTTCCGGGCGTGAAACGTAGACAAGAAAATCTATTTGTCTCAGAGTTTAGTTTACTTGTCGAAGATTTTGCCCACCATCCTGTTGCCATCCAAGAAACCATCAAAGCCCATAAGGAAGCCTATCCAGGTTATAAAATCATTTCTCTCTTTGAACCAAGGAGTGCTACTTCGCATAGAAATGTATTCCAAGATGATTTTGCCAAATGTTTTAAAGGAAGTGATGTAAGTATTGTTACCGAAGTGTACCAAGTGGACAAGGTAAACAAATCTCTCCGCCTGAATGTCAAAAAGTTGGTGAAGGATATTACAAAACATACTAAGAAAGAAGCTTTGTATGCAAAAGATCCAAAAGAAATTCCTATTCTCTTAAAAAAGATTCTACAAAAATTCCAAAAAGAAAAAGTCATCATCCTTGCGATGTCGAATGGCGCCTTTGGTGGAATTTATCCTGAATTAAAATCATTAATCCAATTGCGAGAAACTGTATGA
- a CDS encoding Gldg family protein, translating to MFLTADRVLPFISLLSLFAYFLFDGMVVDPKKRIFFLGVIFLFLASDTIVRAFSKGLRKEDQNRYVAAGFGIGAFLLSVLRDFLDLKPVSGFNEEVSAIPKVREFLLLCVVLLSIVFLLQIILLEIGKSSLEAQSNLAKSKSSLLQNAVLGFLFVLPILVAVNYFAIKRNYNFDLSSQGKFSLSQTSRNLIKPISKDVTITAFYPRPLEADGPANGDKLAAFALTRVRPDIEILLDQIKAENSHITVQFINADVEVDLLKEFGQVSNGTIFVRSQKQSLLTSGTPFAEERVIAKETKDLEDLERKLVGALLNVTTEQKKVYFTVSNGERYGMSFKALPNEQVNRFVSSLQFLNFKVAELGFAQGWPSKLPDDAEMLVVLGPTVPFSKEAKEELTKFVLEKNGKLLITMEPKGNEDFSWLLTTAGLKYKTSQLIEREEKPGFVVAKRFPDHRLTDLLQKKDMGILFPYSGYLETDATIPSPYAFKSETLLESGFEAYADENKNGKLDPNEKRESKILSIVLTPNSLNNDKAGKIILHTGTSWVTDQFIPYAMNSQFSTVSITGLFQDVAVAEIPLKKEELDTISLSDNQKLIAWVIGVFLFPGFILAVGSYFVYSRRKSSMIEV from the coding sequence ATGTTTTTAACAGCAGATAGAGTTTTACCATTTATTAGTTTACTTTCACTTTTCGCCTACTTCCTGTTTGATGGAATGGTGGTGGATCCCAAAAAAAGAATTTTCTTTTTGGGTGTTATCTTTTTATTTTTAGCATCGGATACCATCGTTCGTGCCTTTTCTAAAGGATTACGAAAAGAAGACCAAAACCGTTATGTTGCTGCCGGTTTTGGAATTGGTGCTTTTTTATTATCGGTATTACGTGATTTTCTAGATTTGAAACCAGTGTCTGGATTTAACGAAGAAGTCAGCGCGATCCCCAAAGTTCGAGAATTTTTACTACTTTGTGTGGTTCTCTTATCCATTGTTTTTTTACTCCAAATCATTCTCTTGGAGATTGGAAAATCTTCTTTGGAAGCACAGAGTAATTTAGCAAAATCCAAAAGTTCTCTCTTACAAAATGCTGTTTTGGGATTTTTGTTTGTTTTGCCGATTTTGGTGGCAGTTAATTATTTTGCGATCAAACGAAACTATAACTTTGATTTGAGTAGCCAAGGTAAGTTTTCTCTATCCCAAACTTCCAGAAATCTAATCAAACCAATCTCAAAAGATGTCACCATCACTGCATTTTATCCGCGTCCTCTGGAAGCAGATGGACCGGCAAACGGCGATAAACTCGCTGCCTTTGCACTCACTCGCGTCCGACCCGATATTGAAATTCTCTTAGATCAAATCAAAGCAGAAAACTCACACATTACTGTCCAGTTCATCAATGCAGATGTGGAAGTGGATTTACTAAAAGAATTTGGACAAGTTTCGAATGGAACCATATTTGTTCGTTCTCAAAAACAATCACTTTTGACATCAGGAACACCTTTTGCTGAAGAAAGGGTCATTGCTAAAGAAACAAAAGATTTGGAAGATCTGGAACGTAAGTTAGTGGGTGCACTTCTGAATGTCACCACCGAACAGAAAAAAGTTTATTTTACAGTCTCCAATGGAGAAAGATACGGAATGTCCTTTAAGGCTCTTCCGAATGAACAAGTAAACCGATTTGTTTCTTCTTTGCAGTTTTTGAATTTTAAAGTAGCAGAGTTAGGATTTGCACAGGGTTGGCCATCCAAATTACCGGATGATGCTGAAATGCTTGTGGTGCTTGGGCCTACGGTTCCCTTTTCTAAAGAAGCAAAAGAAGAACTTACAAAATTCGTTTTGGAAAAAAATGGAAAACTTTTGATTACCATGGAACCAAAAGGGAATGAAGACTTCAGTTGGTTACTAACAACAGCAGGACTTAAATACAAAACCTCGCAGTTAATTGAAAGAGAGGAAAAACCAGGATTTGTTGTAGCAAAACGTTTTCCAGACCACAGACTTACCGATTTACTCCAGAAAAAAGATATGGGGATATTGTTTCCTTACAGCGGTTATTTGGAAACAGATGCCACCATTCCTTCCCCTTATGCATTCAAGTCGGAAACTCTACTCGAGTCTGGGTTTGAAGCGTATGCCGATGAGAACAAAAATGGGAAATTGGATCCAAACGAAAAAAGAGAAAGTAAAATCCTTTCCATCGTGCTTACACCAAACTCTCTAAACAATGACAAAGCAGGAAAAATCATTTTACACACAGGAACTTCTTGGGTAACAGATCAGTTCATTCCGTACGCTATGAATTCACAATTCTCGACCGTGTCCATCACTGGTTTGTTTCAAGACGTAGCTGTTGCCGAAATTCCATTAAAAAAAGAAGAACTCGATACCATCTCTCTTTCCGACAACCAAAAGTTGATTGCCTGGGTGATTGGAGTGTTTTTGTTTCCAGGATTCATTTTGGCAGTGGGATCCTACTTTGTGTATTCCAGACGAAAGAGTTCCATGATTGAAGTATGA
- a CDS encoding ABC transporter permease, producing the protein MNWQSAVWIYKKELRLFFGTYMGPLVLGGTAFLNALFVMILNFNGTANYEIATYITFISFMTTILIAMVIISMGSIVEERNKGTLELLFTSPITDLEIVFGKFLFGVTVCGIITIFINGLFPLLLYSFWKAPFYMVASGSVGVFLLGVFTFTIGMFGSSLGKNQMISLLISVLIILTLWVVGYFSHLFQATTRKVLFHLHIFSHFAAFAKGVVPLTGIVFFLSGTFLFLYLTVKVLESRRWRG; encoded by the coding sequence ATGAACTGGCAATCGGCTGTTTGGATCTATAAAAAAGAATTACGATTATTTTTTGGAACTTATATGGGACCTTTGGTTCTTGGCGGAACTGCATTTCTCAATGCACTTTTTGTGATGATTCTGAATTTTAATGGTACGGCAAATTATGAAATTGCAACCTACATCACATTCATTTCTTTTATGACAACCATTCTCATCGCAATGGTGATCATTTCGATGGGATCAATTGTGGAAGAAAGAAACAAAGGAACTTTGGAATTACTTTTTACATCTCCCATTACCGATTTGGAAATTGTATTTGGTAAATTTCTATTTGGTGTCACAGTTTGTGGTATCATCACCATCTTTATCAACGGATTGTTTCCTTTACTTCTCTATTCTTTTTGGAAGGCTCCGTTTTATATGGTAGCTTCTGGTAGCGTGGGAGTGTTTTTGTTAGGTGTTTTTACCTTTACCATAGGAATGTTTGGTTCCAGTCTTGGAAAAAATCAAATGATATCTCTTTTGATATCGGTTCTTATCATTTTGACACTTTGGGTCGTTGGATATTTTTCTCATCTATTCCAAGCAACCACAAGAAAGGTTCTATTTCATTTACATATATTTTCTCACTTTGCTGCTTTTGCAAAGGGTGTGGTTCCATTAACTGGAATTGTGTTTTTCCTTAGCGGAACATTTTTGTTCTTATATCTTACCGTAAAGGTCTTGGAATCCAGGAGATGGAGGGGATAG
- a CDS encoding ATP-binding protein yields MPQYLDKILESRSNAVFVLDKDGNYTYVNSSAEAMVEKSAKEMLGQSIWNLFPNIDVTEFGKKLAHAIKSKETFRYGEFFLESKGWFDTQVFPQENFTIIIATEVTSEKNAKDNYSQVLIKNKAILNSLPDKLYGIHKDGSVIDHKEFPDFKGWDSHNEEGIRFTRIENLFPTKKLSDIESILEQVLEMGDTKTYEYSIEDYDGEKYFEARFTKTGEKDILAIVRNITERKKAEALKNEFISLVSHELRTPLTSIKGSIDLLLAGVAGELSNQTKSLLNICRKNTQRLVRFVTDLLDIEALDSGNINFKFRTYRLEEILQSSVDGMRTFAEQYHVLLNYDHNFPSTSVYVDEDRLNHCITNLISNAVKYTPKFSEVYITVVPTDTHAQILIKDNGPGIDPNFAPRLFHRFAQGAPPKDKLVGGSGLGLSITKGFVEAMKGKIFFTSDDKGTVFTIEFPIVNPGFNQ; encoded by the coding sequence GTGCCCCAATACCTCGACAAAATCCTGGAATCCCGCTCCAATGCCGTCTTTGTCTTAGATAAGGATGGAAATTACACTTACGTAAATTCTTCCGCTGAAGCGATGGTGGAAAAATCGGCAAAAGAGATGCTCGGGCAGAGCATTTGGAATTTGTTCCCGAACATTGATGTGACCGAATTTGGTAAAAAATTGGCCCATGCCATCAAAAGTAAGGAAACATTCCGGTATGGAGAATTCTTTTTGGAATCAAAAGGATGGTTTGATACACAGGTTTTCCCTCAGGAAAACTTTACCATCATCATTGCGACAGAAGTCACCTCTGAAAAAAATGCCAAAGACAATTACAGCCAAGTTCTTATAAAAAACAAAGCCATATTAAATTCTCTACCGGACAAATTGTACGGAATTCACAAAGATGGATCCGTTATTGATCATAAAGAATTTCCAGATTTTAAGGGTTGGGATTCTCACAATGAAGAAGGCATCCGGTTCACAAGAATTGAAAATCTATTCCCAACTAAAAAATTATCAGACATTGAATCCATATTAGAACAAGTTTTAGAAATGGGTGATACGAAAACTTATGAGTATTCCATCGAGGATTACGATGGTGAAAAATACTTTGAAGCTCGGTTTACTAAAACTGGAGAGAAAGACATCCTAGCTATTGTTCGAAATATCACCGAACGGAAAAAGGCGGAAGCATTAAAAAACGAATTCATTAGTTTGGTAAGCCATGAATTGCGAACCCCTCTTACTTCGATTAAAGGATCAATCGATTTGTTACTTGCGGGAGTTGCTGGAGAACTTTCTAACCAAACTAAATCTTTACTCAACATTTGCCGCAAAAATACACAAAGACTTGTACGTTTTGTAACAGACCTACTCGACATTGAAGCGTTAGATTCAGGAAATATCAATTTCAAATTTCGAACCTACCGATTAGAAGAAATTTTGCAAAGTTCTGTAGATGGAATGAGAACCTTTGCCGAACAATACCATGTTCTATTAAACTATGATCATAACTTTCCTTCGACATCTGTTTATGTGGATGAAGACAGGTTGAATCATTGTATCACCAATCTTATCTCCAATGCTGTGAAATACACACCCAAATTTTCAGAAGTGTATATCACTGTGGTTCCAACAGACACTCATGCACAAATTTTGATTAAAGACAATGGCCCAGGGATTGATCCCAATTTTGCACCTCGATTATTTCACCGGTTTGCGCAAGGGGCACCGCCTAAGGATAAATTGGTGGGTGGTTCTGGACTCGGGT